The DNA region ACCAGTAGCTACCGTAGCAATTGGCGAAGCAGGAGCACGAAATGCTGGCTTATTGGCAGCTCAAATCTTAGCATTAACCAGCTCAGAATTGGATGAAAGAGTGGTTACCCAAAGGCAAGATTTGAAAGAATCTGTACCATTTGATATTAAAACTGATTAATCAACCGTGTTGTACACTGAGAATTTTAATTTTAACTTCTCAGTGTACACGATTTAACAATGCTAAATACTACCTTTGCCATATAATTTTTCCTGTAAATAGTGGGGTTATAGAAGGAGTTTGTTATGAATAGTGTTCTCACAGCTTCTTATACAAAAGAGAATTCTAGTTTCGGTTCTTTGAAAACCAAATTAGATAATGTAATTTCTACACAAATTGACTCTTATTTGTTATCGGCAACCTATTATCAGTTAACTGGACGCAAGGGAACTTATATTTATCAAGATGAAAGCTCTTTCCTTATTGTAAGCAATCATCCACATTTAGAAAACTGTCTAATGATTTTCCCTGAAGTGATTTCAAATTCTGACTTTTCATTAACTGCTAAAGTCTTACTCGACAACTACAACAGTAAACATCAGATTTTGCTGTGTAGGTATACAAATGAGGAGTACATAAAGTTGTGTACTTCATTATCTAATCTCAAAGAAAACTCAATAGAGCTGGAACGGGTAGATGAAGAAATAATGGATTGGAAATATCCTGTTCGTATTCTTAGTACCGAGGTTGTTTCTAAGTTAGAAGGAGGAAAATTCAGAAAGATACGTAATAAATTATTACGGGCAGGAATTGGAATCGATATCGTACCAATTGAGCAATGTAGCCAAATGAATTTAATGAGAGCTGCTTTAAAATTTTGGGAAGGCAACATGATTCTTAATCAAAAAGATACAGAAGACATGTCTGAATTTTATTACGAGTTATTCAAGCTAATGGAAAATGGAATGGAATTAATCAATGGATTATGCTTTATCAAAGAAGGAAGGCCTGTAGGATTTACTGCGTGGGATATAACCGCTGGAACTGCAAATTTATATGTGAATTTAGCTGACACTACAATAACAGGAGCATCAGACTTTCAATTGGTCTCAACATGCAAATACCTATATGAACATAATATTCAATTATTAAATATGGGGGGATCTGAATTATACAATTTAGATCAGTTTAAAGAAAAATATAGACCAGTAATTACACATCCAATATCTACTTACACTATTAAAGGTTAAGTTGAGTTTATTTAACGTAAAAAG from Paenibacillus sp. JNUCC-31 includes:
- a CDS encoding phosphatidylglycerol lysyltransferase domain-containing protein, with translation MNSVLTASYTKENSSFGSLKTKLDNVISTQIDSYLLSATYYQLTGRKGTYIYQDESSFLIVSNHPHLENCLMIFPEVISNSDFSLTAKVLLDNYNSKHQILLCRYTNEEYIKLCTSLSNLKENSIELERVDEEIMDWKYPVRILSTEVVSKLEGGKFRKIRNKLLRAGIGIDIVPIEQCSQMNLMRAALKFWEGNMILNQKDTEDMSEFYYELFKLMENGMELINGLCFIKEGRPVGFTAWDITAGTANLYVNLADTTITGASDFQLVSTCKYLYEHNIQLLNMGGSELYNLDQFKEKYRPVITHPISTYTIKG